Below is a genomic region from Hevea brasiliensis isolate MT/VB/25A 57/8 chromosome 3, ASM3005281v1, whole genome shotgun sequence.
TGAGGAACACCCCATTAAATATCTGTCAGATAAATTTTAAAGATTTAAGACACTTTAAGAAatatataaatgatattagaGTATCAGCCACCCACATCAGCAGGGAAACAACTGCATAAAAgaacatttttatttcatttcacctTTTATTTATAATAGAAAATGACAGTAAAACATACCTGTCTCAGACGCAGAAGTTGCAAAATTTTTCTTGTCTTTGGATCCATTGCATTGATACTGTAGAGGAACAATAAGGAACTTTTaggaaccaaaaaaaaaatgccATCTTTTAACAGATAAATATGATCATGCATGAAACAGGGATGGAAAGATATTTCCACAAACATGTTTTGAAAGTTAAAATGTTGTTAGCAAGCTTACCCACGGATGCGAATAATAAATAGTAGTTTGGCCTCTGGTTCAACATAAAATCCTCCTTTCAGTTTGGCATCTCTTTTCAATCTTATCAACTCTCTTTCCTATAATATGTACCCAGTGGAAAAAAACATCATaacacaaaaataaaaagaaaataaaaggtgTCATTTTAACCAGAGCACAATGAATAAGGAAACCACTTCAATAGTTTAGTTACCCAGACAGTTTTGTTGCTTACCTTTTCTGTGTATTCTTTGCCATATTGCTCAGCCCTCTTGAAGATTATCTTTCTATTTTCAGCATTTTTTTCCTTCTTTACCTTCAGTTCTTGGTTCTTCAACAAGGACCATTCCTCACTTCTCTTCCTTTTCTTTAACACAGATTCAGGGATAATAGCTGCTGCCTTAGTTTCTTCAGCCATTTCTAATCATAAAGAAGCAACCCTAGGTATCAATGTCAAAACCAAGAATAGCATAATCCATAACTCAACACTATAAAGACTCAAATGACTATTTACTCCTTTTGCAAAAAGAAGAGTAAGCATGAACCACAAAACAAGGTAAGACCATAGACCCTTCATCAATTAGCAGCCTAAAAGGGGTATGTAATGGAAGCTTCACAGTTCACTCATGCAATATTTTCCTAGCAATCATTCAAGTATATGGGTCTCACAAGCTCTAAAGCAAGTCCACTAGCAACCAAATGAAAATAAAAGCCATTTCAAATTTGTTAAATTAACCATGGCCAAACTAAACCCataatttaagaaaaaattaaaaaaataaaaagaattagaAGAATAAAAGAAACATTTTTACAAACACCACCTTAGAAGCAAAATCCAATTTGCTGCACATTAAAACAAGCAACTTCAAAGTCCAAAATCCAAATAATATCACAGCCAGAATATAATTGAAGAAAAGGAAACCTTAAAGGGAAGGGTCTACAATTCCATGGCAATGGAGCATAGTAAGCATTTCAGCAAAAGTAAAGCtgaaataaaatcaaaataaccATTGCCTAGTAATATAACATAGTTAACATCAAACAACTAACCCTCAAAAGCTCTCAAGCATTTGCTGGCtgagtgattttaattatcaaaCTAGCAACCTCACTTTCCAACATCAACAGTACATTAAGCAAATAGTACACAACGTATCCATAAATATTCTCAAACAATAGCCATATCAAACAGATACtttcagaaaataaccaaataattGATAACAGCCATGCAGAATTTCACCAAATTATTGAAAAAACAGAAGAACGATTCATCGAACAAGGATTAAACGAGAAATGAATATAAAAGAGCAGAATCAAAGTACAAGAATTGATGGGTTACCTCCCTGAAGCACAGAACTGATCAGCGGCCAACCTGAGGAGCGCGAGATGAAAGGGTGGACGAAAAGGCTCATAAATACTAGGGTTTGTATATATTTGGGTCGGGTCGGATTGGTCTGTTTCCTGAATCATCCCGATAACACAGTTAGGTTTGCGAAGGTTGGTGTCGGTTTATGTGCCGGGCAAATTCAATTCGGTCGGGTTACTCTAAATGCTCACATCATTTTAATCGGGTTGAGGGAGCTTTGGGCGTTGGGTCTGTGCTGCATTCGAATGCAAAATTCAATTCGGTCGGGTTACTGTAAATGGTCTGATCAGAGGGAGCCTTGGCGTTGGGCCTGTGCTGCATTAGAATGCCATTGCTACGTAAAATGGACCAAGAATATAACAAAGCTCCTGCTTTGCTGGACCATCTTTTGTTATGGCAGAAAATGAACCCAACAATATAACAAaggtttctctcttttttttttaaataaaattaatttattattataaattaattactttCTTTTCAATTAAAGCAGTTCGTTATGTTTCAATTACGTAAAATAATGATATTCAATGATGACCCCTTCTCTTATAGATTATTtagtataaataaattatataaaattaaatggaatttatttataaattgataATTAATATGTCTagtttataaaataattcataatatttatatatataaacatgAACAAACAAAAATATCttcaatttttatattattcacaattatattatcttttaatatttaaattaattttaaaatttataaaattttaaaatatttaacctATCAATATATATTAAAAACTTAAGCATACAAATAAAGTCATAAAATTATGCCACTATATgtataatacctttaggtggaTCAATAAGATCCcatttgattcttatacatggaatcaatctcgaatttcattgcatcaatccattttgaagagtctatatatgatatagcttcttcataggtaagtatatcatctccatgatctacttcttcatgagtagacaactcttgttcttattcatgaagaaaaccatatttcACTAGTGGATGAGAAATCATTGTTGATCTGCAAGGAATTacaatagatgtttcatcaacagatgtaggttgactagatggatccatatccatctgatctgttggttggtcagaattctccaattataactctatttgccttcttcttgaacaaactgttgttcaaaaaatgtggcatctctacttaccacaaccttttgtggtgtaggcaaataaaaataatatccaaaactatcttttggatatctaacaaatcgacccttttctaatctagtttccaatttatcagtgttcagctttttgatataagctggacaaccccaaatcttaacatgcttaagacattGTTTTCTTACATGCCATATctgataaggtgtggaagatactgattttgatggaatcctattcagaacatgCAAAACTGATTCTAACGCAAATCCCCAAaatgagattggcatatcagtatagctcttcatgctacgtaccatatccaataagatacaccattcagctgtggtattcctggaggagtcagctgggaaataatgccatactctttcaagtattcatcaaattcagtactcaagtattcacttccacgatctgatcgaaaagctttaatactttttcctgtttgattttctactttagatttaaattctttgaacttttcaaaggattcatgtttgtatttcatcaaatacaaatgcccaaactttgatttatcatcagtaaaggtaataaaataatgaaaaccgcctctagccatttctttaaatggaccacatacatcactatgtattagctccaaaatattttcagctcttagcccttatccaacaaaggtgatctgatcattttgccttgaaggcatgattcacaagttagaataggttcagaacccaatgaggatagaatcctcattttctccagttttgcaatcttatcttttgtaacatgacctaaccttaagtgtcaaatatattttgaactttagttaattttcatcatggcatcgcattcatttagatcacttgcattcaatttgtgtttattattattatccaaataataaagaccatcatgcacataacccgagccaacatttttatttccaaaataaatattgcaaatatcatatgtgaactgaaattcataaccatctctagtcaaactagatatcaaaatgatgttcttaaaagcatcaggtacatataagatattattcaaacacaaaacatgtccatacatgaaAAAAGTTTTAGATCCTATGCCTAAAGTTTCAACAGTTGAGTCATCaccaatctggagtctaacatatcgagaacgcaagctgctattgtttattagttcctgcatatcataagaaatgtaagaactggcaccagtatctaaaacccaagctgtagatgaactatgagtatcatcagaatctaaataacaatatatggacataccttctgaaggtgtatccttcttgtccttcagtgaAACAAGATaccctaggcagttccttttccaatgcccatcccactggcagtggaaacactttcctttgcctccatcagctttagtcttccctttctatttagctatcttcttagaaggaccagaaatttgaggtttcgttttcttattgaccttttcttgttggactttccagcagaagaagatgcaatcaaagctacctcttttcctttattgctcggcatattcttttgggcaataaccagcatgttgagtaaactagccaaggtgcattcctgtttagtcatatggaaatttgtcacaaaattcccaaatgactcaagaagggactgaatgatcaaatccgtttgcagttagaaatccatgttaaagtcaatatgttccagctgctcaatcagccaaatcatcttgtggacatgatcctcaacattctatccctcagacatcctcatgcgaaatagctatctagatatctcatacctagcattcctgttgtgctcaccatacaactcttgtaggtgaaggatgatcacactcgcactttgcatgttctcatgctgcttctgtaactcattactcatagaagtaagcatgtaacacttggctctcatatcatgctccttccacttgtccaaagtttcatgttcctcttgagtggcctctggaggtaagagaccaggaacatttgagtttagaacatatcctatatgttcaaggttcaagacaagtttcaaatttcttagccaatcagagagattatgtcctatcaacctattgtgtcaagtatgctcgtaaggatattggatggtagtggttgtggtgtgctcattattatcaaaaaattaactgcagaaataatcagattaattagtaaatatatcacatatttaaccaaaattattatggtcttttaaacaaattagtcctcccactaacttagcaaatcctacacttccaaagtagaaaacggaaatcctagttggatggatttctagtggatgattgaattcttataatcctattgatcatcctcaggtacatccattattggaattaaaataaactataagtgagcaactgcttgcccattacatctcatgtgaggttcaatcctttacgtagcctctaatgctcaaaatctcaggcacatccattattaatttatcttgcattagttaagttgatcccattgagccagtaaacatgcaaataattttaattcaagatcaagtgttgattatgtactccttcagcaactcttgtaatatgaatgaatgaaatgcacctaggaatgccctgattcaattcttggtagctcataattgaatcccttagaaagtctatgatcataccatatttattatctatgaatgcataagacgtatgagaatgtatgtaagtatatgatatatgcatgctaattatataatgtgcaaagtgagaccttaatagtaattaggacgaccacaaaatcttccaaacaaatgattaaattgaaaatggtataattaaagtaattataacatgagctctccattgaggtaattattttaagaaattttaaatatttgcatatgatgtatttaaaaaattaacttaaaattttacCATTTATCATTTTCTCAGTACAGTTGTATGCCACTTGGTAAAAAAAATGCCACATATTTAAACTgaaatatttagaatttaaataatataaaatattaaaatttttattttaactaacttcttatattcttttaattattggttaaaaaatatttaaaaattaaaaaataaaaatatttattaaaaaaattaaatgattcatttattaaatttattgaataaaaattattattattattattattattattaaaatatgtctattaaattatttttttcatttgatAGTAATTTTCTAATTCATTATTCTTTATTCATCAATGAATAtttgaaattcaaattttaatttttttattattataataatatattcatatacataaattaattgtttttataattaaaaattacgaTTTTTAATGTTTGACTCTCAATCGGAAAAATGTCTCAAATAAGATTACCCATAATAtattgtgtgtgtatatatacatAAGTAGTCATAGTTtgaagaaaaaatattcaaaataatcatattatttggatatttatttctatttttaaGAAATTATATGTGATCAATTTTAAAATAGTTGACATATTTTTCATTGTATTGTTtcgatataattttaattattttttgcaaTTGAATTAAGAATCTATTGTATGGACTGATACTGACTAAAAGAATTAAAGCTAAAATTAATGTTATACATATATTTTCATTTTTTGGAAATATTAGATAATTAATtatatacttatttttaatttgacttGTAATATATACAACGCATTTATAATAATGAATTGTCTACATTTTAAAGCtcaatttattttatgaaaaataatttctgtaaaatattttttgttttttaaaatatttagagCACTTAAGAAATAtgtaaaaagaaaatattttctgtcaaaagaaaaattaagttatttttaagaaaaataatttattctttttaaaatattaaattattttacggattttgataatctataatatatataaatgtatgaataaGAGGAAAACTTTTGAATGAATAAAAATACCTTtatgtatttaatataattatttcatttaattgctataaaaatatatattaattaattaattaatatagaatcataattaaataaaatttaaaagtattaaTCTATTAAGAAGTCTACATACTAGTATTATAAATatgttatttatatttataaaatataattagattaATAGGAATACTAACCTAATAAGAAGCCTATATACTAatattatgaatttattatttatattttataaaatataaatagtttattaatgaaaaactaaacaaaattaaaagaaatactgGAGATATTAATCTCTTGGAATATCTGAATAGTTTAAGTAATTCCCCTTatcacttttatatatattataaacattatagataataattaattttttctaaTATCTTGTCAATTAATTTGTTTAATACATTAATaggtttttttaaatatataggtGAATAAAATGAATATATTATGTATATATGATAAGTtagatatttataatataaaatttgtgattttgatagttcataattattaaaaactcaactcaacttaactaaaCTTTTATCCCGAAAATTTTGAGTTGGCTATATGGATCCTCTTTCTCTACTCTacacgattttgagttaaatcattagaaatgtgtaatacttctaaatTATGTTGTACTaccctcctccaagtcaatttaggtctacctcttattttctttcttttctctaacctaatgtgttatAGTTGTCTAACTGAAACCTCTGTATGTCtatacttcacatgaccaaaccacctcaattttTCTTCTCTTaacttattctcaattggcaccactcctacattttctctaatactctcattgcaGACTTTATATAGTCTAGTATAACCACTTATCAACTTTAATATTCTTATCtcggcaactcttatcttagacacaaacgactacttcagtgcccaacactcattagtatataacatggccggtcgtatagctgtatgataaaatttttctttcaacttattgaaaATCTTATGATCATATAAAACTCCTATGGCACATTTTCACTTCAATCATCCTTTCAATAGTTCATAATTATTACTTCCTATAaacttatattataaaaaattaataaaataattgaaaaatcATGTGAATATTAATGATAAAATAATTCAATAAGAtaaaatttttatcaaaaaagTTAGAGAGAGTGGAAATAAGTTAGTATGTAGCTTATATTTGACAAATTTCAATCAATTATTTTATCATATCACTAATTAATTTctatgtaaataatttttttgatttttttaattacgtattttgattaataaaaataCAGTTATGAAAGTTataaattctattttaattttcataatttttgttAAACAATTACTTAATCTGGCTAAAAAGTTAAACATGTAAATAATGGTTCAAAAACAATCTATATctacaaattttaattatattttattaaaatttatattgtcacgacccaacctatgggccggaccggcactaggacctgggcaagcctaaag
It encodes:
- the LOC110644916 gene encoding 60S ribosomal protein L7-2 — translated: MSLFVHPFISRSSGWPLISSVLQGEMAEETKAAAIIPESVLKKRKRSEEWSLLKNQELKVKKEKNAENRKIIFKRAEQYGKEYTEKERELIRLKRDAKLKGGFYVEPEAKLLFIIRIRGINAMDPKTRKILQLLRLRQIFNGVFLKVNKATMNMLHKVEPYVTYGYPNLKSVRELIYKRGYGKLNKQRIALTDNSIVEQALGNFGIICMEDLIHEIMTVGPHFKEANNFLWPFKLSAPSGGLKKKRNHYVEGGDAGNREDYINEFIRRMN